The DNA segment CCACTGTGCTTTCATATCAACCATGCTGTACAGCTTGTGTTGCTGTTTGCAGCTGCAATGGGGACTCTTGATTTCTTTAAAGAAACTTGGGTTACCAGAGTATTTCCACAAATGCTATTCAAGTTAGTGCTTATGATATGCAAGACACTGTGCTAGGAGCCAGAAACCAAAGAGGAGGAGAAATCAGTCATTATGTGGGAATAGCATAGCAagatatttggattattttgccTAGTTAAAAAAGCAGCAGAGTACAAAATCACACATGCAATCAGTATAATCCAAATTATGTAAATATGTGCCTGTAGAAAGACTAGAGGAATAAACACAAGAATCTTCACAGTCATTGTCATTAGACACTATGTCTAATTATCATTATTAGACACTGATATTcgagattttaaaaatctttaatattttaaaatttagagttCTTCTATTTTTCCATAGTATTCAAGTTTGACAATGATCAAAtattactctttctttctttttttttttcttgaggtggagttttggtcttgttgcccacgctggagtggaatggcgtgACCgtagctaactgcaacctccgcctcctgggttcaagcaattctgccgcctcagcctcctgggtagctgggattacaggcgctcaccaccacacttggctaatgcttgtatttttagtagaaatggggtttcaccatgttggccaggctggtctcaaactcctgacttcaggtgatccacctgcctcggcctcccaaagtgctgggattacaggtgtgagccaccatgcccagccaagtgttgctcttatacattaaaaaacaggtgtgagccacggtgcccagccaggTATTACtcttatacattaaaaaataggccggtggagtggcttatgcctgtaatcccagcactttgggaggccaaggtgagcagatcacctgaagtcaggagttcgaggccagtctggccaagatggtgaaacaccgtctctaccaaaaatacaaacattacctGGGCAcaggggtgggtgcctgtaatcccggctacacaggaggctgaggtgggaggatctgctGACCCTGGGAGatttgcctgagcctgggaggttgaggctacaataagccaacatcatgccagtgtacttcagcctgggcaacaaagtgagaccttatctcaaaaaaaaaaaaaaaattaaaaaaagaaattcagattgAGGTCCAACTGTAAAAAGTGGCCTAAACACCACATTAAAGAGTTTGGAGTTTATTCTGCGGGCAGAAGAGAACCATCGGGATTCTTCAGCATGGAAATGGCATGGTGCACCTGGGTTTTTGTGAGATCATGGTGGTGACACTGTGAGAATGTTATTTTGGAGGGACTGGAGGCAGAGAGACCAGTTAAAAGGCCAGCACAACAGATAAGGAGGAAGAAAATGGGGGCTTGGACCGAAGCAGAGAACCGCAGACAGAGAAGGTACCAATTCAAGATATATTGGGGGGTTTGAATCAGCACATTTAGATGATGAATTAAATATGAGGACCGAGGAAGAAGAAATGAGTCAAGGATGCTAACCTGCTTACCTGAGGTGGCAAAGGAGAGGCAGTTTAGGACAGGGGGCAGTTGAGGAATATCGTTTTGATCATTTTGAGTTTGAGGTACAAGTTGGACACTTAGGTAAAGACTGGAGGGGAAATCTGAAAATATAATTATGGGACTGAGGaacaagttttttattttttgttttgttttcttgttgaagAACAAATTTAATTGTAATTCCAAGTCATCAGCATCTAGGAGACAGTGGCAGGAGGTGACCGTCTTGTGGGTAAGGGTTTGGGGTCCTTGATGAGTATCTCTCAATTGGCCTTAAATATAAGCAGGAAAAGGAGTTTATGATGGATTCCAGGCTCAACAGGGCTCAGTAGGGCTCAGGCATCCAGCAGAGGAAGCCAGAGCATCTTCTTTGGTTTAGCCCAAGTAACGACTTCTTTAAAAAGCTGAAGGAAAATCTAGAGTGATCAGATAATAAACTGTACTCTTgcattttctctccctcctctcacccacAGCCTCTTGATGAACCGAAGGAAGTTTCTTTACCACTTCAAAAATGTCCGCTGGGCTAAGGGTCGGCATGAGACCTACCTGTGCTATGTAGTGAAGAGGCGGGACAGTGCTACTTCCTTTTCACTGGACTTTGGTCATCTTCGCAATAAGGTATCAATTAAAGTCTGCTTTGCAAGCAGTCTAATGGTCAACTGTAAGTGCTTTTAGAGCCACCTGCTGATGGTATTACTTCCATCCTTTTTTGGCACTCGTGTCTCTATTACATTcctcaaatcttttttttctttctttttccatgtcCATGCACCCATATTAGACGTGGCCCAAAATATGTGATTTAATTCCTCCCCAGTAATGCTGGGCACCCTAATGCCACACTTTCCTTCAATGCCAAGAACAACTGCTCCCAAAATTTTTACCCGCTTTCCTCAGCCTCTGAATTGCCTTTGAGATTAATTAagctaaaatcatttttatttgggAGAATATTATCAGCTTGTtcaagcaaaaattttaaatgtgaaaaacaaattgTGTCTTAAGCATTTTTGAAGATTAAGGAAGAAGAATTTGGGAAAAAATTAACAGTGGCTCAATTCTGTTTtccaaatgatttcttttccctcCTGTTCACATGGATCATAGACCAGTGAATACATTCAACATGGTGATCCCCAGAAAACTCAGAGAAGCCTCAGCTGATTGATGAATTAAACTGATCTTTCAGCTACCCGAGAGAATTACATTTCCAAGAGACTTCTTCACCAAAATCCAGACGGGTTTACATAAACTTCTGCCCGTGGGTATCTCCTTTATCCTAACATGCTGTGACCTCTGGACTTGGCGGAATCTCAGGGAAGCATCCATGGGGTGGAAGGTCATCATATGGTTCATTGTTTGATGGTTATATTACCATGCAATTTTCTTTGCCTACATTTGTATTAGGTACATGCCAGTCTCCTTCCTATCTGGTGACATGACACATTCTATTTCAGAAGGCTTTGGTTTTACCAAGCACTTTCATTTACCTTTCGTGGCAGTGCCTAGTACTTCTCTTACAACACCCATCTGTCTGCTTTACCAAAATCTATTTCCGCTTTTCAGATCCTCATAAACTGTCCTACCTCCACCTAGTGGTCCAGGTATATTTCCACAATGTTACATCAACAGGCACTTGCAGCCATTTTCCTTCTCAAAAGGTGCAAAAAGCAACTTCATAAACACAAATTAAATCTTCGGTGAGGCAGTGTGACACTGCTTCCTCCAAACTCAGCGCACTTCATCTTCCTCATTCCGCAAAAACCCATAGCCTTCCTTCACTCCGCAGGACTAGTGCAGCCAAGGGTTCAGCTCTACCTACTGGTGTGCTCTTCCGAGCAAGTTGCTTAGCCTCTCTGTAACACAAGGACGGTAGCTCCTAGCATCCCCAAAGATCATTGTAGGAGACAATGACTAAGGCTACCAGAGCCGCAAGAAGTCAGTGAATGTTAGCGGGGTCTTCTCTGTCTCCCCAGTCCGGCTGCCACGTGGAATTGCTCTTCCTCCGCTACATCTCGGACTGGGACCTAGACCCTGGCAGGTGCTACCGCGTCACCTGGTTCACCTCCTGGAGCCCCTGCTACGACTGTGCCCGACATGTGGCCGACTTTCTGCGAGGGAACCCCAACCTCAGTCTGAGGATCTTCACCGCGCGCCTCTACTTCTGCGAGGACCGCAAGGCTGAGCCTGAGGGGCTGAGACGGTTGCACCGCGCCGGGGTGCAAATAGCCATCATGACCTTCAAAGGTGCGAAAGGGCCTTCCGCGCAGGCGCAGTGCAGCAGCCCTCATTCGGGATTGCGATGCAGAACGAATGAGTCAGTGGGGAAGCACCAGGGGAAGAAGTGGGCGGGGATTCTGGTTCACCTTTGGAGCCGAAATTAAAGGTTACAAGTAGAGGAAAGAGTAAATGGCTCAGAGCCAAGGCCCTGAGGAAATAAGAAAATGGGGCCAGGTTGCTTTCTTTTCCCTCGATTTGGAACCTGAACTGTCTTCTACCACCACATCCccgcctttttttctttctttctttcttttttttttaaagattatttttactGCTGGAATACTTTTGTAGAAAATCGTGAAAGAACTTTCAAAGCCTGGGAAGGGTTGCATGAAAATTCAGTTCGTCTCTCCAGACAGCTTCGGCGCATCCTTTTGGTAAGGGGcttccttgctttttaaatttcctttctttctctgtagtCTTTTTTGGAGCTTcgtatatttcttatattttcttattgtttaatcactctcagttttcatctgatgaaAACTTTATTGCTTCTCCACATCAGCTTTTTCTTCTGCTCTTTCACCATTCAGAGCCCTCTGCTAAggttccttttccttcccttttctttcttttgttgtttcacatttttaaatttccgtCTATCCCCAGGGTTGTGTTTCCTTCCTGGTCAgaattcttttctcctttttttaaagaaaaacaaaaacacaaaacaaaacaaaaaatcccaaaaaACTCTTTCCCAATTTACTTTCTTCCAAAATGTTAGAAAGCCATCCATTCAGTTTAGAAGCCTCTCCGGCCCCACTAACCTCCAACTGAGTTTTGAAGCCATTCACTCAATTTGCCCCTCTCTTTCTCTACAGCCCCTGTATGAGGTTGATGACTTACGAGACGCATTTCGTACCTTGGGACTTTGATAGCAACTTCCAGGAATGTCACACACGATGAAATATTTCTGCTGAAGACAGTGGATAAAAAACAATCCTTCAAGTCTTCTCTGGTTTTCTTCTTCAACTCTCATTTTCTTagagtttagagaaaaaatatttatatgcgACTCTTTAAAAAGATCTATGTCTTGAAAATAGAGAAGGAACACAGGCCTGACCAGGGACATGCTGCAATTGGTGCAGTTTTGAATGCAATATTGTCCCCTACTGGGAATAACAGAATGGCAGGACCTGGGAGCATCCTAAAGTGTCAACGCTTTTCTATGACTTTTAGGTGGGATGAGAGCAGAAGGTAGATCCTAGAAAGCATGGTGAGAGGATCAAAAGTTTTTATATCAACATCCTTTATTATTTGACTCATTTGAGTTAACAATGGTGTTAGTGAtagatttttctattcttttccctTGATGTTTACTTTCAAGTAACACAAACTCCTCCATCAGGCCATGATCTATAGAACCTCCTAATGAGAGTATCTGGGTGATTGTGATCCCAAACCATCTCTCCAAAGCATTAATATCCAATGATGTGCTGTATGTTTTAATCAGCAGAAGcatgtttttatgtttgtataaAAGAAGATTGTTATGGGTGGGGATGGAGGTATAGACCATGCATGGTCACCTTCAAGCTATTTTAATAAAGGATCTTAAAATAGGCAGGAGAACTGTGAACAAGACACCCTAATAATGGGTTGATGGCTGATGTAGCAAATCTTCTGGAAACACAAACTCTTTTAA comes from the Macaca mulatta isolate MMU2019108-1 chromosome 11, T2T-MMU8v2.0, whole genome shotgun sequence genome and includes:
- the AICDA gene encoding single-stranded DNA cytosine deaminase isoform X1, giving the protein MDSLLMNRRKFLYHFKNVRWAKGRHETYLCYVVKRRDSATSFSLDFGHLRNKSGCHVELLFLRYISDWDLDPGRCYRVTWFTSWSPCYDCARHVADFLRGNPNLSLRIFTARLYFCEDRKAEPEGLRRLHRAGVQIAIMTFKDYFYCWNTFVENRERTFKAWEGLHENSVRLSRQLRRILLPLYEVDDLRDAFRTLGL
- the AICDA gene encoding single-stranded DNA cytosine deaminase isoform X2 yields the protein MDSLLMNRRKFLYHFKNVRWAKGRHETYLCYVVKRRDSATSFSLDFGHLRNKSGCHVELLFLRYISDWDLDPGRCYRVTWFTSWSPCYDCARHVADFLRGNPNLSLRIFTARLYFCEDRKAEPEGLRRLHRAGVQIAIMTFKENRERTFKAWEGLHENSVRLSRQLRRILLPLYEVDDLRDAFRTLGL
- the AICDA gene encoding single-stranded DNA cytosine deaminase isoform X3 encodes the protein MDSLLMNRRKFLYHFKNVRWAKGRHETYLCYVVKRRDSATSFSLDFGHLRNKSGCHVELLFLRYISDWDLDPGRCYRVTWFTSWSPCYDCARHVADFLRGNPNLSLRIFTARLYFCEDRKAEPEGLRRLHRAGVQIAIMTFKAPV